A region of Oceanispirochaeta sp. M1 DNA encodes the following proteins:
- a CDS encoding ATP-binding protein → HSATRIFKEIEMSKKEGNYLKYLNKVMKNSVLILDDFGLESLNLTARMALLEILEDRHNRKSTIIVSQIPVALWHETIGDPTIADAIMDRIAFKSHRIDLDGDSMRKKMYSID, encoded by the coding sequence CCATTCGGCAACAAGGATTTTTAAAGAAATTGAGATGTCCAAAAAGGAAGGAAACTATTTGAAATACCTGAATAAAGTCATGAAAAATAGCGTTCTTATTCTTGATGATTTTGGCCTGGAATCTTTAAATCTTACAGCAAGAATGGCTCTGTTAGAAATATTGGAAGATCGTCACAATAGGAAATCTACTATCATAGTTTCTCAAATCCCGGTGGCTCTCTGGCATGAGACTATTGGTGACCCAACTATTGCTGATGCAATAATGGACCGAATTGCATTCAAATCACATAGAATTGATTTGGATGGAGACTCGATGAGGAAGAAAATGTATTCAATTGATTGA